One window of the Pyrinomonadaceae bacterium genome contains the following:
- a CDS encoding glycosyltransferase family 39 protein, giving the protein MTSSRSFFQKLLANFPWIIFSLITAFALLWKLGSGTLAAWDEAIYAQVSKEIVQSGSWLTLHWQHAPWFEKPPLFMWITAAIYRVVGINEFAARFPSALSGVLLLAVTYNIGRIAYSKRAGFLAAVILVVCYHFLSFSRFGTMEVMLTLFTYTAVYAYLRARNDQRWWYLVWAACGLGLMTKGAAGIIAPVALMLALFMDKRRSELKSRHFWQACVVALIIVLPWHVLMYARHGQEFIREYFGYHVIARATQTLEGHPTSYLYYIGRLIDGFFPIILIVPFAIVSEIRNRRKGGNASWVLAAFAVLTILVYTAVHTRRPWYIVPIYPALAILVGAFFIRFRQAYPVRPIVRRTITVCIVVLLALGGLYSVTSLMLNRRTEDPLAQLAGLARVASPAERGPLILFANGHYYYAQVPLFYSDRPVVQAYGSIPPASEDAKRYVSFIPLAEVVDGSEKDIILRRDEQQHLAAQYEIRVIAGMDELIYGKIKRKQ; this is encoded by the coding sequence ATGACGTCATCGCGATCTTTCTTTCAAAAGCTGCTCGCTAACTTTCCGTGGATAATCTTCTCCCTGATCACAGCGTTTGCGCTTCTTTGGAAATTGGGAAGCGGCACGCTTGCGGCGTGGGATGAAGCGATTTACGCGCAAGTTTCGAAGGAAATTGTTCAGAGCGGCAGCTGGCTGACACTTCATTGGCAACATGCGCCCTGGTTTGAAAAGCCGCCGCTATTCATGTGGATCACGGCCGCGATATATCGCGTCGTAGGAATAAACGAGTTCGCCGCGCGGTTTCCATCGGCGCTTAGTGGCGTGCTGTTGCTGGCGGTCACTTACAACATTGGCCGCATCGCGTACAGCAAGCGAGCCGGTTTTCTGGCCGCCGTGATTCTGGTCGTTTGTTATCACTTCCTCTCGTTCTCACGGTTTGGAACGATGGAAGTTATGCTCACGCTATTCACGTATACGGCTGTTTACGCCTACCTGCGCGCACGGAATGACCAGCGGTGGTGGTATTTGGTTTGGGCGGCGTGCGGACTCGGACTGATGACGAAAGGGGCTGCGGGAATCATTGCTCCCGTTGCTCTTATGCTGGCCCTGTTTATGGACAAGCGACGGTCTGAACTCAAGTCGCGACACTTCTGGCAAGCGTGTGTGGTCGCCCTCATCATTGTCTTGCCGTGGCACGTTCTAATGTACGCGCGGCACGGCCAGGAATTTATAAGAGAGTATTTTGGCTATCATGTGATCGCGCGAGCTACACAGACCCTGGAAGGGCACCCGACGAGTTACCTTTATTACATCGGCCGACTAATCGATGGGTTCTTTCCGATTATCCTCATCGTGCCTTTCGCGATCGTTTCGGAAATCAGAAACCGAAGGAAGGGCGGCAACGCTTCGTGGGTCTTGGCCGCTTTCGCAGTCCTAACAATTCTTGTTTACACCGCTGTTCATACACGACGGCCCTGGTACATCGTTCCTATCTATCCGGCGCTGGCGATTCTGGTGGGGGCTTTCTTCATTCGTTTCCGGCAGGCTTATCCGGTGCGACCCATCGTGCGGCGCACGATCACGGTATGTATAGTTGTGCTGCTGGCGCTGGGAGGTTTGTACAGCGTGACTTCACTAATGCTAAACCGCAGAACGGAAGATCCCCTCGCCCAGCTTGCGGGACTCGCGCGCGTTGCGAGCCCGGCTGAGCGTGGTCCTTTGATTCTGTTCGCGAATGGTCATTATTACTACGCTCAGGTCCCGCTTTTTTACAGCGATCGGCCAGTGGTTCAGGCGTACGGTTCAATCCCACCTGCGAGTGAGGATGCCAAACGCTACGTTAGTTTTATACCGCTGGCGGAGGTGGTCGACGGTTCCGAAAAGGACATCATCCTTCGTCGCGACGAACAACAGCATCTCGCTGCGCAGTATGAGATTCGCGTGATAGCAGGTATGGACGAGCTGATTTACGGGAAGATCAAACGCAAGCAATAA
- a CDS encoding serine hydrolase domain-containing protein has translation MKFRFFSTALLIIVLSSAAFSQTLDTAKLDKFLDTLAQKNKAMGSLAIAKDGKVLYTRAIGYSQINGTEKTPSAVTTKYRIGSITKMFTAVMVMQLVEEGKLKLTDTLDKFYPQIPNAAKITIEQMLSHRSGIHSFTSDPDFPTWLMNPKTQSELVEIIAKGKPDFEPDSKAAYSNPNFVLLGYIVEKLDKKSYQDALKARITSKIGLKDTYIGGKTNVKNNETFSFNYKDEWKVATETDMSIPGGAGALVSTPTDLTKFINALFDLKLVSQASLDRMKTFKDRYGFGMMPFPLGDKTVIGHGGGIDGFNAMLFYLPEEKLAVAYTSNGRAYPPNSVITGVMDIYWGKPFTIPTFETVSVSAEVLDKYIGVYASSEFPLKITVTREGTTLKAQATGQSVFPLDATAPDKFKFDGAGIVVEFDAAKNQMTLRQAGRVTVFTKE, from the coding sequence ATGAAATTCAGATTTTTTTCCACCGCTCTTTTAATCATTGTCCTGTCCAGCGCGGCTTTCTCGCAGACGCTTGATACAGCCAAGCTCGACAAATTTCTCGATACCCTCGCCCAAAAGAACAAGGCCATGGGAAGCCTGGCGATTGCCAAAGACGGGAAGGTTCTTTACACGCGCGCCATTGGTTACAGCCAAATCAATGGAACCGAAAAGACGCCCTCGGCAGTCACCACCAAATACCGAATCGGCTCGATTACAAAGATGTTCACCGCCGTGATGGTTATGCAGCTCGTTGAAGAAGGAAAGCTGAAGCTGACTGACACCCTCGACAAATTTTATCCGCAGATTCCGAACGCTGCGAAAATCACGATCGAACAAATGCTCAGTCATCGAAGCGGCATTCATAGTTTCACCAGCGATCCGGATTTTCCGACGTGGCTGATGAATCCGAAAACCCAGTCCGAACTGGTCGAAATTATCGCCAAAGGCAAACCCGATTTCGAGCCGGACTCTAAGGCGGCTTACAGCAACCCGAACTTCGTCCTGCTCGGCTACATCGTCGAGAAACTGGACAAGAAGTCTTATCAAGACGCTCTGAAGGCGAGAATTACTTCGAAGATCGGTTTAAAAGACACATATATCGGCGGCAAGACCAACGTCAAAAACAACGAGACCTTTTCCTTCAATTACAAGGACGAATGGAAGGTGGCGACCGAAACCGACATGAGCATTCCCGGCGGCGCGGGCGCGCTGGTTTCAACGCCAACAGATTTGACGAAGTTTATTAACGCTTTGTTTGATCTGAAACTCGTTTCGCAGGCGAGCCTGGACCGGATGAAGACTTTCAAAGACCGTTATGGTTTCGGAATGATGCCGTTTCCGCTCGGTGACAAGACAGTCATCGGTCACGGCGGCGGAATCGATGGCTTCAACGCAATGCTGTTTTATTTGCCGGAAGAGAAATTGGCGGTCGCCTACACCTCGAACGGTCGGGCATATCCGCCGAACAGCGTCATCACCGGCGTGATGGACATCTATTGGGGCAAGCCGTTTACCATTCCGACTTTTGAAACCGTCAGCGTTAGCGCGGAAGTGCTGGACAAGTACATTGGAGTTTATGCGAGCTCTGAATTTCCGCTGAAGATCACGGTTACGCGAGAGGGCACGACACTCAAAGCGCAGGCCACGGGTCAATCAGTCTTTCCTCTCGACGCGACGGCGCCGGATAAATTCAAGTTCGACGGGGCCGGAATCGTGGTGGAGTTTGACGCTGCAAAGAATCAGATGACGCTGAGACAAGCCGGCCGCGTAACAGTCTTTACAAAAGAGTAA
- a CDS encoding chloramphenicol acetyltransferase, with protein MTRYLDLESWPRRDLFEFYRHFDKPYFNVCTRLDVTNLLSALSARKDISVSLAYHYFALRAANEIEPFRYRLRDGKVVVHDVIHGGTTVLLPNESFGLAYFYYDSDFARFHEAASRAVAEALAKGGGLKLEETDDDRLHFTTIPWFSFTSFSHARNWKREESATKIAFGKFSKDDNRTWLPISVEVHHSLMDGLHVGKFLEQMQKALLSPDMYLGFKASA; from the coding sequence ATGACCCGATACCTCGATCTCGAAAGCTGGCCACGCCGGGACCTGTTTGAGTTCTACCGTCATTTCGACAAGCCTTACTTCAATGTGTGCACGCGCCTGGATGTCACGAACCTTTTGAGTGCGCTGAGCGCGCGCAAGGACATCAGCGTCTCGCTTGCCTACCACTACTTCGCTTTGCGGGCCGCGAACGAGATCGAACCGTTTCGTTACCGGTTACGAGACGGAAAAGTTGTCGTGCATGACGTGATTCACGGCGGCACCACGGTGCTTTTGCCTAACGAGAGTTTTGGACTCGCGTACTTTTATTACGATTCAGACTTCGCCAGATTTCATGAAGCGGCGTCGCGGGCGGTTGCTGAAGCATTGGCGAAAGGCGGGGGGCTAAAGCTTGAAGAAACGGACGACGACCGGCTGCACTTCACCACCATTCCGTGGTTTTCATTCACCAGCTTTTCGCACGCGCGTAACTGGAAGCGCGAGGAATCAGCGACGAAGATCGCCTTCGGCAAATTCTCGAAAGACGACAATCGCACGTGGCTGCCCATCTCGGTCGAAGTTCACCATTCACTCATGGATGGACTTCACGTCGGAAAGTTTCTGGAGCAAATGCAGAAGGCTCTTCTTAGTCCGGACATGTACCTCGGATTCAAGGCGTCGGCATGA
- a CDS encoding YceI family protein, producing the protein MKQLRNFALIVALAGLALVPLVRHAVNIPTAEAQNNQTPPKVSYVPIPAGDYRLDAAHSVIGFSIMHNELALVRGRFKDFSGTIKYDDKDVTKSSVEFNAKVTSIDTGVEGRDRHLRTADFFEVEKFPEMTFKSTRVERKGKSYILHGDLTLKGVTKPVALPFTLTGAIKDGRGNTRIGIAAQTKIDRRDFGITWGSALPGGGFNVGHDVMIDLQLQAFQPPAPKPAD; encoded by the coding sequence ATGAAGCAATTGAGAAACTTCGCGCTGATTGTCGCTCTGGCTGGGCTGGCGCTGGTGCCGCTTGTGCGGCACGCGGTCAACATCCCCACAGCGGAAGCTCAGAATAATCAAACACCGCCCAAGGTTAGTTATGTGCCAATACCCGCCGGCGACTATCGGCTGGATGCGGCGCACAGCGTCATCGGATTCTCGATCATGCACAACGAGCTGGCTCTGGTGCGCGGCCGCTTTAAGGATTTCAGCGGCACAATCAAGTATGACGATAAGGACGTAACTAAATCGTCCGTTGAATTCAACGCCAAAGTGACCAGCATCGACACTGGCGTCGAAGGACGTGACCGGCATTTGCGCACGGCCGACTTCTTTGAAGTAGAAAAGTTTCCCGAAATGACTTTCAAAAGCACTCGCGTTGAGCGGAAAGGCAAGAGCTACATCCTTCACGGCGACCTGACACTCAAAGGCGTTACCAAACCTGTGGCGCTGCCGTTTACCCTGACTGGGGCTATCAAAGACGGGCGCGGCAATACGCGCATTGGCATCGCCGCGCAAACGAAAATCGATCGACGCGACTTTGGTATCACCTGGGGGAGTGCCTTGCCGGGTGGCGGCTTTAACGTGGGCCACGACGTGATGATCGATCTGCAACTGCAAGCCTTTCAGCCTCCGGCGCCAAAGCCGGCAGACTGA
- a CDS encoding SDR family oxidoreductase, with protein MKPNLKKLSEQVIVITGPTSGIGLVTARMAAKGGARLVLAARTQGALRELVDEIRAGGGEAEYVVADVGDPQQVKDVADLAIRKFGGFDTWVNNAAVSIYGKMEDIAIEDHRRLFETNYWGLVYGSLAAAKHLKGRGGALINVGSVLSDRAVPIQGTYCASKHAVKGFTDALRMELEHDGAPISVTLIKPSSIDTPYRQHAKNYMREEPKNPPPVYAPEPVAEAILYAAENPVRDIYVGGAGRALTVGAFVAPRLTDKVMEFQMFEAQKEDFPSASHHSGLDHPSGSLLERGSYSGHVSESSLYTKGSLHPFISVGLFATGLGLAYAATRALRNGSH; from the coding sequence ATGAAACCTAATCTGAAAAAGTTATCTGAGCAGGTAATCGTCATTACCGGTCCCACCAGCGGCATCGGTCTCGTCACGGCCCGCATGGCGGCAAAAGGTGGTGCGCGCCTCGTGTTGGCTGCGCGCACGCAAGGCGCGCTGCGCGAACTCGTGGATGAAATCCGCGCGGGCGGCGGAGAAGCCGAATACGTCGTCGCCGATGTCGGTGACCCGCAACAGGTAAAGGACGTCGCCGATCTCGCCATTCGCAAGTTCGGCGGCTTCGACACGTGGGTGAACAACGCTGCCGTTTCCATTTACGGAAAGATGGAAGACATTGCCATTGAAGACCATCGAAGATTGTTCGAAACCAACTATTGGGGTCTGGTTTACGGATCGCTCGCGGCTGCGAAACACTTGAAGGGACGCGGCGGCGCACTTATCAACGTTGGCAGTGTGCTCTCTGATCGCGCAGTCCCTATCCAGGGAACTTACTGCGCCTCGAAACACGCGGTAAAAGGATTCACCGACGCGCTGCGCATGGAGCTGGAACACGACGGTGCGCCAATCTCCGTCACGCTCATCAAACCATCATCGATCGACACGCCCTACCGGCAGCACGCGAAGAACTACATGCGAGAAGAGCCGAAGAACCCTCCGCCGGTTTACGCGCCCGAGCCGGTGGCCGAAGCAATTCTTTACGCCGCCGAAAATCCGGTGCGCGATATTTATGTCGGGGGCGCGGGCCGCGCGCTCACCGTTGGCGCGTTCGTCGCGCCGCGGCTTACCGATAAAGTGATGGAGTTCCAGATGTTCGAAGCGCAAAAGGAGGACTTCCCCAGCGCAAGTCATCACAGTGGCTTGGATCATCCTTCGGGTTCGCTGCTGGAGCGCGGCTCGTATTCGGGGCACGTCTCAGAAAGCAGCCTTTATACAAAAGGCTCTCTGCATCCATTCATCTCTGTGGGTCTGTTCGCCACGGGCCTGGGTTTGGCGTACGCCGCCACGCGCGCCTTAAGAAATGGTTCGCATTGA